The window cggatataggcctgtagagtTAATACATAATAAATCTGataatgcttttgataaatctatATCATATTattgtggtaggttggggaactcactaagcttcgtgcttacggtttttagttttggtttcaggtacttccggtagcggagggaagagctcggggtgatcgcatggcacacaccattgattagtcagcctggtatgttttactctgataatgaattaTGTTTTGGAACTAATACTCtgaatttatgttatgacttatgatatgtttttatgaatatggctttgataatgatttaaagaaaaaattttggtacggatttttgggatgttacaaagagACTCCCTATAATACCTTCTAACTACctcacaaatacaattacattCCAGAGAAACTAAATAATTCTTCGAGTGCAAGGTGTTACACTACAACCATTGGACTCAAAAACGAGttgcgcaatagagttaaacttaaccttctaaaattatctaatcccTGCAACATGTAACCTAACGTATTCGGTTAATAATTATCTGATGTTAATAGAGGTCTCTAAAATCACAAAGTAAGCAACATTCATGCATCAAGTAATCTAAACCAGTGCTACACTTAATCAAGCCATTTTATCCAACAATCTGAAATCCATACTAGCATACAGTTCCAAAAGCTCAATCAACAGACATATAAAAGCATCTCTACTAGCATTCTATCATCCAAATCATGagcaaatccttatccctagtctagcatgcaattctcatgtACTCATACCAAAACAATAAGCACAACacatgtattggtatttttggaaatacttacttgagctcagctgattgcatgcatctCACCTCTTCTTCTTAGAAAAcctttttagaaaatcattttcttttaaaagattttagaaatcctcaatttaagttcagacacacccgagagtgtacccgaatccctcaaaacaaggttctgataccaacttgaaacatcccaaaatttccgagtaaaattttcatttttaataagtCAAAGCTATTCATTCATTATCCCTAAAGACGATTATAATgaaagtattctcaaaacatcagagtaaaatcatAAACAGTTAATACATAATAAATCTCCAGTGGATGTAGTGCAATCAAGTCGGCCCTTCCTTTTacaaccagaagtacctgaaaacattttaaacataaaccgtaagcacaaagattagtaagttccctaaaataccacataccatacatacaatgccTTGCCCGACATCTATCAGGCCTCTCCCGGTATTGGGCCCCACTAGGTACAGATATCTCAGTAACATGcgatgggccccgcccaacacattcatcaggccccgcccgatatacatacaaacacatacaatacATGAAAGAGTCACACATACAACTAGCAGTCTACATATATAATCTagtgggtcagcattggtgcctttgacccacgagtacagtgaagagactcacttGAACTACTCAACAAAAGCCCAAAAGCTACCTTACATCAGAACAACCAACCCAAATTTCCTAAAACCAAAACGAGACCAATACTTAGTCAAATACTCAATTCTACCTAACTTTGACCAAAAGTTAAACTGGTCAAAAGCACCGggtcaaaaagtcaaaagtcaaaggagGTCAACAAACAccaagtacacccagcgtactcagtcACTACGCTCAGCATAGTACATCCCTTCCTGATTATGGGGCTCCAACCTCGTACCCTCAGCGTACTAccaggtacacccaacgtactcgagAAATTTCATTTTCCTTCATTATGTGCTTATTCCATTAAGATATCATGTCCAAAACTAAAATCTAGTCCCAAATAATAttataagtcataaagtttccaactttatgactttctatGGCTAGGAGGGGTCCACacaccaaaaccctaacttaatacACAAACTAAAGCATCTACAACTAAAttcatatccatggaaaggtatcGACGAGCTCTACAATTATATATTGATACTTATCACTAAAAACATctcgaactaaaatccttaatttatGCAAGAAGCCCAAAACATAACCTTTCCCATTTTACCCATCAGCTTCCATCGAACAATTCAAGGCTTAAATCACTCGTCTAACCTTATATAcctccaatggagtctaaactccATTCCATTGAACCCCACGGCCTCCatttgatccatttattgtctACAATTCTGAAATAAGAACTTCTCGAAATTGGATGTTACAGAGATCAAGAAAAAAAACTAATCTTTCAACAGATATTGATTCACAAATTCAAACCCACATATAAAAATTGATCTTTACATGAAACCCACATAGAGATCaagcaaaaaaataataataaactttcAGCAACATATATCACTTCACAAATTTAAGCCCACGTATAAAAAATTGATATTTACATGAAGCCTACATGGAGATTATGCAAAATAAACTTACCCATTTTGTCGTCACTTTCTCATCGGTGGCGGCTTGGACGGCGAAGGTGGCTAGGACAAAGGTGGCGAGCGGCAGTCGCTTGAACGGAGGTTGGTAAAGGTGTAGATAACAGACAAAAAATAGATAGAAATAGAGTGCCTATGAGGGTTTAAGTGGAGAAAGTAGACTAGGGATAAATAGATGACTGGCATCACTGATGTTGTTGTTTGGTGATGGTGCGGTCTAGTTGCAGTCATGAAAAATCTATGGTGGGGCGATTCTCATAGCGGTGGTGGCATTAGTATACACAGATGGTGGTGCTACCAGTGGGAGGAGGAATTGATAAACGACGATGTTGATTCAGCGTTGGTAGTAACTGCTTAGCGGCTCCGGTATGACCGGAGCAGTGATTTTAGCAGGGGATATGGAGGTAGCTGGTAGCCTCATCTGTTACACCTTGTTCCCTAGTTTCAttaaaggaaagaaaagaaaggaagtgaaatatggagagaaaagaaaggaatgGAAAAAGAGTAAAATTGGATTTTTCTGTTCCCGAGTTCGAGAGAAAGAacatgataatttttttttcttttgtgttcccgagttgaagagaaaaaaaaatgaaaactaaaagTAGACAGTTATACCTTTGTCACGTTTTTACCATTATTTTTATATCGACAAAATTGCGAgtttggtccctatggtatgtcaAAAATTGGATGTTTGGTCCAAAAGGTTTTGGGGTTGCACCAGTGGTCCAAAAGTTTTGATTTGTTGTGGAATTGGTCTAAAGGCTTAACAGCCGTTTATGCCCTCCGTCTGTATGAGGGTATTTTTTTCAATTCACGCCCATTCTTTTAATATCTTATTAAATTAAACCCCCCTAACGTCTACTCCCCTTATTAAGAGATCGAACGTGTGTTCCATCTTTTCCCTAAATCGATATCTCCTCCTGCTAAAATCAAAATCGTGTCTTCCAAactcaaaatcaacaatggtgagGTGTTTCTGTGGTCAAATGGCGATAGTGCGAACGGCTTGGACTGATAAGAACCCTGGTCGACATTTTTGAGGATACCCTAAAGAGGTTAGTATTCATGTGGTTGGTTATGAAGATTTTTCACCGATCACTCAATTTCTTCTTATATTTTGCTAGGATTCGACATGTGGGTTTGTGGGATGGATCGACCCTCAAATGTGTGAACGATCAAAATCAATAATAGCTGGGTTGCTGAGATCAATCAACAAGCTAAAGACTGAAGTTGGAAAATTAAAGGAAGAAAATCAAATGTTCAAGTATGATATTggaaaaataaaggaataaaaatCAAAACTAAAGTTGTACCTGATATGTAGCTGGGTGTTTTTTGGGTTTGTCTTTTTCTGATGAAGTAGTTTGTCCATGTTTTAGTGGTTTATTTTTTGGTAGATTTGGGAAGATTTCTATGTTTGTGAATGTACTCTTTTGGACATGCAAGTGAATGTATTGTTTTGGTTAGTGGGTAATGAAGTTATTTGTTTCAAACATCCAAATATTTTGGTTCAACTAGACCTAGCAGTGATGGGACAAACTGTTAATGCTTAACATAACCAAATAGTAACATAAATATGCTAAAAAGTAAAGGACAATGATGCATAAACAAAAGAACATCCAAAGTAAATAACCATTGTTTGCACATACCAACTTCTTGTTACATAACCAAAAAAACATCATTCTAAACGGAGGGTAAAGTTGTCCAAATTATCAAAACCATAAAACAAACACCCAAAATAACATCACAATGGTTCCCAAAAGTAACACATTACATAGTGTTAATCCAACAAGACACCACATCAATTTCCTCCTTGCCCCTTACATGTTCTTGCATTATGTCCCTTGTTTTTTACACTTGCTACAAGTGACAGTAATGAACTTCCTTGTGAGTTTTCCACTGCCCCCCTGGACCATGACCATCTATACCACTAGCACCAACTGTTTGACTATGACTTTGAGTCTGACTCTGACTTTGAGCCTGGCTTTGAGATTTTTCCTCCATGGATCTTTTCCTCTTCTTCTTGGGCCTACCAGGCTAATTACGATGTGGAGGAGGGCTGATCTTCATGGGACAATCACTAACAGGCCATCTCCTAAAGAACACCTTTTTCCATACGAAATGTTTATGAACTTCTCCTAAAGAACACCTTTTTTCCTTACCTAATTCTTTAATAACCTATCTTCTCTTCTTGCCCATCTCAGAATCATCATCTGTTGAATCCCATTCATCATTGTCAATAACATCCAACTCCATATCTTAATGCTCCTGATTTCTATCTTTCTCCATGCTATTCCTTTGTCTTTTCTCAAAAAACTCTGCTTCATTCTCAATGCTCATGTGGAAATACCTCATATCCACTTCAACTTCAGGAATGATATTCTCCTCATCCACCCAATCACTATCCTCACTATCCTCATTGTCATCTTCCTCATCACAGTGACTACCCTCTCCCCTATCAAATATGCTCCCATCTTCTCCATCAGATTTGCTCCCATTATCATGTTCCATTTCAGTCTCCATGTAATCATCCATTTAGTTGTCTATGTAAATATCCATGTAATTATCCAAGTTATCTTCCATGGCAGCCTCATGTCCATGATCCAGTTCCACTTCATCTTGTGCATTTTCTTCTACTTCTACTTTGCATGTTCTTATACTTCATCCTGAACATGTTCTTCCACTTCTACTTGCACATGTTCATGAACATCTACATTTGATTGTAATATCTTTTGATACAAACCAATATCAAATTATGTAGCTGCCTCCATAAAGTCATTGGCAATAAGCTCTTTTTGTCTATCATGAACCTCAACATGTAATGGTTGTACCTCAACCTCAACAGGGGATGATCTAGGTGGGCTTGGTAAATCTTGTACCTCAGCTGTGGGGTTTTcattatcatcatcttcatctattTCATCCATTTGTACAATAGTTACCTTCCTAACAGGTTTAGGATTCATAAAGTAGGTAAGTAACTTTGTCTCACCATGTTCAGTATATACCCTCATGATTTTGTGATCACGCACATATTGGGCAAAAGTTCGTAAATCATCATCATTTCCTAAGGGTTTAAGACCAAAGTGGAAGTCTTCACCAGGCACAAGGAAGTGATAGTAAATCACAGGAGGAACACCGTACCTGAACCTTTTCATGATAACATCCAACTCATGAACTAAAAACATGTCTATATCCACCATGTCAACATAGTTCACACTTCCATCAATGTATTGAGCATCAGGAAACTTAGTGAACTCACCTCCATGGTATAACTTGATGGTAAATAATGTTGGGTGGCCATCTTCAAACCAACAACAAAAATAAGTTGAAGCATGATTTCACATACAAAAGATGTAATGTACAGAGATATTACAAAATCCTTACCATAAGCCACCTTTGCTTTGAACGGTTTGTCTAAGAGCCTTATATTCCACATTGGTATGTTCATACACTGAAATAACAGCGatcacaataaaaaaaaaaaaaaaaaaaaaaaaaactcaacttGGAGATTAGGGCTTCTGGGTAATGAACGAAGATGAAAGTGACAGGAGAGTCAATCGACGAAATGCATAGAGGATTTGGCGATAGGTATCAATTAATTAGGATGATGAGGTTTAATTTAATAAGATATTAAAAGAATGAGCTTGAattgacaaaaataccctcacACAGACGGAGGGCATAAACGATTGTTAAGCCTTTGGACCAATTCCACAACAAATCAAAGCTTTTGGACCACCGGTGCAAccccaaaactttttggaccaaacaTCTAATTTTTGACATACCATAGAGACCAAAGGTCTAATTTTTGGACCAAACATCTATACCATCCGATtctctagaaaaaaaaaacattatgcctaaacttttttttttttttttgccacctTTGCCTCCTCTCAATTTCCTTACTTTTTTTCACATTATTACTTATATAAATAGAAAAATCTGCTTAAAGGTCCTTATGTTTTGACACTATCAACGAATTAGTCTTTATCTTTTTCTTACTCATAAGTCCTAAAAACTAGCAATGGTTTGGATTTTGACTATTTTACCAGGGGGAGCGGGTGTTCAGCCCCCAATAACTTGTGTGGCTGAATTATCTTTTTCCTAATGCCCATAAGATTATTACtataattgttatatgtttgaagGCCCATTGAAGTCAAAATAACGAAGATTTCAAAGTCATAGTATTGTGTACTTCTACCACTCgcatttatatttaaatattgtTATCCACTTTTATGATTttgaatatttaaataaattcataatttaaCTTAATAATTTCATGAGTATTGATAATTATTCATTTGTATTTGATTATTTCTGTCACctactttttattatttttaatttcaaataaattcataatttaaCTAATGATTTTATGAGTATTTGTCtatataataattcttttgtattttggCTCCATTTTTattagtttgattttgaaataaatttttttttttactgatAGTCGATTTAATGATTCTTTGTGCAAGTATATAATCACCAACAGTGTTGAGAAAATGGTATTTTAAATATCTTATAAAATCTAAAAAGAATGTTTCTTAAATGACAAAATTGCAGGTTTGGaccctgtggtatgtcaaaaattggatgtttggtccaaaaagttttggggTTACACCAGTGGTCCAAAAGCTTTGATTTGTTGTGGAATTGGTCCAAAGGCTTAACAGCCGTTTGTGCCCTCCGTCTGTGTGAGAGTATTTTTGTCAATTCACGCCCTTTCTTTTAATATCTTATTAAATTAAACCCCCCTAACGTCTACTCCCCTTATTAATAGATCGAACGTGTGTTCCATCTTTTCCCTAAATCGATATCTCCTCCTGCTAAAATCAAAATCGTGTCTTCCAAACTCAAAATCAACAATGATGAAGTGTTTCTGTGGTCAAATGGCGATAGTGCGAACGGCTTGGACTGATAAGAACCATGGTCGACGTTTTTGGGGATGccctaaaaagtaatatatttttactaacGATCTTTATACTCATACGTTTTTtatgaatacatatatgaatgttttttttataaaatcataaataaaaatatattacattttaacgggagtaatcttaacgaaagttgtagtagactcaaaAAACGAACACGTAGATATAGAGATCGTTAAAATCTAATATCATATGAAGAAATTACGACATTCAGAACACAATACATAAGCCAAACCACGAGACCTACGTAATCAAGCAGTCGAAATTGcgatggacataagcatcaaAATCCTCAAACTActcatcaatgattgtcccaTGTAAAATGACATGagaaaacctaaagaaatcattcatattCTTTAATAAATGAAGGCTTTTTATCACTTGTTACACTCTAATTCAATTTGTCAGATGTTATTTTGTGGctattttgaatatttttttttccacatattttatgagtttttctattttattaaatatcacataatattttaacataataattataataaatattataacaaaaagatatcaatttcattagtcaacttacattttaatttcaaaactctcaagtttattatttttatttatttatttaaatttaaaagataaaaaacattttcattatagtaatttcttattttcttataaattcaaagttattaaatattttgacaattatatttagtttttttctttttaaattgatTCATGTAATATATAAACATCACAGCTagtaaatattaaataaatacaaaaacaaaaatgacttattttgaaacaaaaaaatattaaaaagtaaataataataataataactaaatatgtacaaaataaaaaataaatttttcccAACTCATAATGACTGAATGTATacaatttaacaagttgaagggataaatataaacaaaaaaaattcaatgaccAAATATGTAGAAATCAAAAATTATATTGCCCTTTGTTTCATAAAAAGAGAAATACGAATTCAGCCTTTCCTAAAACCAAAAATTGCAGCAAGCGTGTACTTGTTGGTTGTAGTAACAAAAGCAAGACTTGTTGAATCACCATCCTTATATAAACAAGGCCTTCTTTacgagtctctctctctctctctctcttctaagGTTTGTGTAAAGAAGATGCCATGATATGTGGATTTAAGAAACAGGAGGTGAATTTCAAATTCTTTGTTGCTCTCTTTTTTAAGATGAGAAGACTGTGTTTCACTCCACGGATACCATGTTGGCTGGCTATGAGACTGATTAGCTTCACTAGCAACCTCTCAAAGTTTTTAAAAATCTTTAACTGCTTCTGCAATGGAATAAAGACAAAAACAAGGGAAGTAAGAATCCATATATAAATGAGGAGGTCTCAAGTTCAAATCTGGGTGATGGTATCACCTTGCATTGGATTTAAGATTTTCccccctgctgctgctgctgctttcTTCTTTCTTTACTCCATCAACCTCTTCaatgcatcatcatcatcatcatatgtAGGTCATCACACTCTCTGCACAGTGTCTCTACCCTTGAAAGTTGAAATAAATCCTGTAGGGCCTTCATTCCAAAGAATACTGAAAAGAGATAAAGACAAACATTTATCAGTAACCAATCAAAGACTCATAAATATCACAAAACAAATCATTATTAGTATATTCATAAACTATTTACAACTCTCCTGAATGAGAAAACCTTGCCATCCTGCAAAAAAAACAAAATCTTAAAGACACCCAAATAATTAGAATACATAAAAAAGGAATTAATCCTGCAAAAAAGGAAACAAAGTTAGACATGAAAGATGAAACTCTTCTCCTGGGTTCTCAACTGGTCTATTCCTGTCAACTAAAACTCCCAAAAAAGATGTAGTTAGCAAGCCAAGGTAcaaaattcatatcaaacaagtaaCAGATTCGGGTGGGGGTATGTATCAAATTCAAATGTTAGCAAGTAAACACAAGACAAGAGGCCAACTAAAGGGTAATAATGTCTCAACTCCTTGCTTAAAGccgagttataaagaagaagtAGTTACTACATACATAAGATCCGAATATTATAAGTTTTTCTCCTACAAATAGAGGCACGACTGCCATTTAGGTACTTGCATAAAGTTTGCAGAAAGACAACATGATTCAAAGTTATTAataatactctctctctctctctctctctctctctctctctactatgCTAAGCCTAGTTAATTAATATCCATGCTAATGCTATCTCCAAGTTGGGTGAAAACAGGAATGGGAGCAACAGCGGAAAAGGATCTCTCAAAAGGAGAGGAATGGAATTGTCCACTCCTTCTGCGCTTAAAAGCACAGGATTCCGGAGGTGAAGAACAAGCACTACTCTCCTCTTCCAGCTTCCTTCGAACACCTTTCACAGCCTGTACTTCAGCTGCTGTTAGAGGAAAAACCTGTCTGCTCACTCTGCAAAGTGAGTTGTTGTTATCATAAACAATTCTCTGGTTACAGTTTTTGTCACAGATGTGTGTGAGCCCTGTTAGTTTGCAGCGAAACATGTTCCCACACACCTGCTCGTTTTCACATTTCCAATCGCACTTGTGAACAAAACCCTCATCTTGCCCTAGTATACTTGACAGGTAAATAACATTTGTTGCTACCATGGATTTTCCAAATACCTCCATTGAGTTCATCTTCTTCTCTGATTGATTGCTATAACTGTTTTATTGCTAGCTCTTCACACTCCTAATCCCTTGATTCTGCAGTGCCCAACAAACAGGGAAACTGTCAGCTTCAAAGAATAATCATGGACTTCTCGGTCTTTGGGTTTGGGAAGAAGATTCACATCCGACAACATGGATCTGATATGATGATCCCCTTATCCACGATAATAATGTTTGATTTTAATTGAGTGCAGATCCAAAAATGTGGAACGTGGATAATGTACTATTATAATCAACAATTGATATTATCATCCATAAGTAGATATCTAAAATCAGAATTGAGATGTTGATTTTGGATATATAAACTTGTCTTGTCCCACAAATTGtatcatgaatcatatcttaCTAATAACAACACATTCTTAAATCCAACTCATAAGGCAAATACAATCATTGTCAATGAATAAACATAGAAAGGACACAAAAAGCCCTAGAAtccaaaaaaaaaaggaattttttttaataaagtctCACACACCTAACAAATCCAGAACGAATAATCAAAGATACGGACCGGTAAAGTTAATGATCCGGAAGATTGAAGGTAAAACACAAAAATGGTAAACCCTAGAAAAGTATGAGCAACAAAATCCACGGATATCCAACAACCACACCTAATTCCAAAAAACTAACATAACCGATCATGGAAATTAGAGCCTAATGTGAAGAAATAACAAGATCTAATGAGAAAAATTAGGAGATAAGCAAGAATCATAGAGCTAATAAGCGGCAAAAAAAAG of the Lactuca sativa cultivar Salinas chromosome 6, Lsat_Salinas_v11, whole genome shotgun sequence genome contains:
- the LOC111914193 gene encoding uncharacterized protein LOC111914193, with translation MNSMEVFGKSMVATNVIYLSSILGQDEGFVHKCDWKCENEQVCGNMFRCKLTGLTHICDKNCNQRIVYDNNNSLCRVSRQVFPLTAAEVQAVKGVRRKLEEESSACSSPPESCAFKRRRSGQFHSSPFERSFSAVAPIPVFTQLGDSISMDIN